From Bermanella sp. WJH001:
TAATTGCGTTAGGTACTCATCAAAACTTGAATTGTTTAATTCGATATTGGCGGTGGTTATGCCCACGGCTTGATAATCAATGGCATGTTCACTGAGGGCGGCAGGGGATGCATATTCAATACGATAGCCATCTTGTTGAAAGCATTCAATTAATTGCAGCATACGAGCGCCCGCGGCGCTGGAGTTGGGCTCTGGCCAGACATAACCAATGATTAATAAGGTTTTCATAACAAAGTATCGTAGGCGCTTAAAAAGGCCATTGTACCTGAAACACAAGGCTTTGACCCTGTGCAGACTTTTGGCTGATGCTGGGTATAATGATGGTTTTTACGTTAGCGTGGTGGTTATGTCAGCGTTACCCAAACCCAATTATAAAAATCCCATTCATATGTTGGCCTTTGGTCTGGGCAGTGGTTTATCCCCTAAAGCCCCAGGCACCATGGGGACAATCGCCGCTTTGCCGATTTACTGGTTTTTATTGCAAGACCTGAGTGTTTTAAGTTATGTGATTGTAATGTTGCTCACCATGGTGATTGGTACTTATGTGTGTCACCAAACCTCAAAAGATTTAAACGTGCATGATCACGGTGGCATCGTCATTGATGAGTGGTTGGGTATGTGGTTAACCATGTTTTTAGCACCCCAAGGAATTTTGTGGTTGCTGTGGGGTTTTGTGTTGTTTCGTATTTTTGATATTGCCAAACCTTGGCCCATTAAGTGGTTTGATAAAAACGTACATGGCGGCTTTGGCATTATGATTGATGACGTAGCCGCTGCGGTGGCGGCTTGGATATGTATGCAATTAAGTGTGTGGTTGATTGCGCTGTTATAAGTGAAATCAAATGCGTTAGCGGCGTAAAAAACGCAACCAGCGCCACACGTTTAATAAGCTAGCAAGGGCGGCTGATACGTACGTTAACGCACAGGCTAATAAAATCTTTCGGGCGTTTTGGTAATCACTGTTTTTTAAGTACTGGCCGTTTTTTAAAATGGGTAAGGCTTTTGAAAAGCTGGCATTAAACTCCACCGGTAATGTCACAAAGTGCACGAGTGTGCTGGCTAACATACCCACAATCGCCACGATTAATGAAATGCGCCCCACTCCGGGTAAAAAACTTAAAAACACAGGGGTACTCAATAAGGCCACTTGTGCAATGCGTTCAACATAAAACGCAAATTTAGCCAAAGGCGTGCGCAGTAATAATAGTGCCATGCCTTGTTGGTGTTGAATGGCATGGCCCACTTCGTGGGCGGCGGTGGCCACAGCGGTGAGGGACTTACCGTTAAAATTTTCGCTGCTTAAGCGTACTGTTTTTGTGCTAGGGTCATAGTGATCCCCTTGTTCTGTGGTTTCGAGTTTGACGTTTAGGTCTTGCTGTTTAATTAAGTGGCGGGCAAACTCTCCACCGGTTCCAGGGAAATCTGTACGTTCAGCACTGTGTTTTTTAAGTACGCGCTGTACCCAAAATTGCGGTAAAAAAATCACCGCAATTAAAATGACAAGTAGAACAATCCAAATCATAACCCACCTCAAGTAATTATAAGGACAGTATACGTGAGAGTTTCAAGAATATTCATGGGCTTTTTTCTATTAAGTCTCTCTTTTCTGTCACAGGCAAATATCGTGGCTGTGGGTTTAATGCCGGGCATGGCCATACTTGAAAAAGATGGTCAGCGCTTAGTGATAAAAGCCGGTCAAGAAAAGCAGGGTATTACCTTGATTCGTGCGGATAGCGAGCAGTGTCTTATTGAGATTAATGGTGTGCGCCAGACATTGTTATTGGGGGCTTCGTTAGCCTCAGGTTATACCGTCACCAAAGGGCAAGAAGTACGCTTGCAACAAGATTTTGGGGGGCATTATTACGCACAGGTGAAGTTAAATGGGCGCACGGTGCGTATGCTGGTGGATACGGGCGCGACCACTGTTGCATTAAGTGGCGATATGGCGCGTAAACTGGGCATTGCTTATGCAAAAGGGCGACGTATGCGCAGTGCCACAGCAGGGGGCATTGTGAATAGCTTTTTAGTACACGTGAACGAAATGAATTTAAACGGCATTACTCGTTACAATGTGCCGGTGAGTGTGATTGAAGGCTCCCACCCTGATATTCCGCTATTGGGCATGAGCTTTTTAGGCCAGTTAAAAATTCAGCAAGATAACGGTGAGCTGGTGATTAGTGAGTAATTGTTAAGGCTGTGTGTTACGAAAGCTTGCCAGTTCATCTAAAAGCCATTGCTTAGACGCAATGGCTTTTTTATTGGGGCAGTGTACTTGGTAGGCTTTACCACTCATGGTGCTTTTTGTGGCGCTGAGTTCAATAAAATCCTCAGTGCTTTTTATGTCACCTTGGTAGTAGTGGTATTTCTTTTTAATATGGGCCAGCGCATCAATACCGTTGTACTGCTTACCGTTACGC
This genomic window contains:
- a CDS encoding zinc metallopeptidase; the protein is MIWIVLLVILIAVIFLPQFWVQRVLKKHSAERTDFPGTGGEFARHLIKQQDLNVKLETTEQGDHYDPSTKTVRLSSENFNGKSLTAVATAAHEVGHAIQHQQGMALLLLRTPLAKFAFYVERIAQVALLSTPVFLSFLPGVGRISLIVAIVGMLASTLVHFVTLPVEFNASFSKALPILKNGQYLKNSDYQNARKILLACALTYVSAALASLLNVWRWLRFLRR
- a CDS encoding retropepsin-like aspartic protease; its protein translation is MGFFLLSLSFLSQANIVAVGLMPGMAILEKDGQRLVIKAGQEKQGITLIRADSEQCLIEINGVRQTLLLGASLASGYTVTKGQEVRLQQDFGGHYYAQVKLNGRTVRMLVDTGATTVALSGDMARKLGIAYAKGRRMRSATAGGIVNSFLVHVNEMNLNGITRYNVPVSVIEGSHPDIPLLGMSFLGQLKIQQDNGELVISE
- a CDS encoding DUF5329 domain-containing protein — protein: MKTTFSNVFFIFVLSLHVYWVQANPVEINHLLNFVEHTQCQYERNGKQYNGIDALAHIKKKYHYYQGDIKSTEDFIELSATKSTMSGKAYQVHCPNKKAIASKQWLLDELASFRNTQP
- a CDS encoding phosphatidylglycerophosphatase A; this encodes MSALPKPNYKNPIHMLAFGLGSGLSPKAPGTMGTIAALPIYWFLLQDLSVLSYVIVMLLTMVIGTYVCHQTSKDLNVHDHGGIVIDEWLGMWLTMFLAPQGILWLLWGFVLFRIFDIAKPWPIKWFDKNVHGGFGIMIDDVAAAVAAWICMQLSVWLIALL